GCGTGACCGCCACCTCGCTGCGCTGCGACGTCACCGACGAGGACGAGGTCGCCGCTCTCGTCGCCCACTGCTCCGACACCCTCGGACCCGTCGGCGTCATGGTCAACAACGCCGGGATCACCCGGGACGCCACCCTGCGCAAGATGGCCCTCGCCGACTTCCGCGCCGTGGTCGACGTCCATCTGACCGGCGCCTGGAACGGCACCCGGCACGCCGCCGAGGCGATGCGGGCTCACGGACAGGGCGGCAGCATCGTCAACATCTCCTCCATCGCCGGCAAGGTCGGCAACTTCGGCCAGACGAACTACAGCGCCGCCAAGGCCGGACTCGTCGGCCTCACCAAGGCCTCCGCCAAGGAGCTCGCCAGGGCGGGCATCCGCGTCAACGCCGTGCAGCCCGGGCTGATCCGCACCGCGATGACCGAGGCGATGCCCCGGGCCGCCTGGGACGCCAAGCTCGCCGAGATACCCATGGGCCGCGCCGGCGAACCCGCCGAGGTCGCCCAGGCCGTCCTCTTCCTCGCCTCCGACCTGGCCGGCTATGTCACCGGAGCCGTGCTCGAGGTGACCGGCGGCCGGTACATGTGAGCCCCGCGCCCGGCCCGACGCCCCCACCCCTCATGAAAGGCACGCCCGATGCCCGCCCTCCTGCGTGACGCGGTGATCTGCGAACCCCTGCGAACCCCCGTCGGCGGCTACGGCGGGGTCTTCCGCGACGTGACGGCGGCCGAGCTCGCGGCCACCGTCGTACGCGCCGTGCTGGAACGCACCGGCGTACCGCCCGCCGCCGTCGACGACGTCCTGCTCGGCCAGTGCTACCCCAACGGCGAGGCCCCCGCCATCGGCCGCGTGGCCGCCCTGGACGCGGGACTTCCCGTGTCGGTCCCCGGGCTCCAGGTCGACCGCCGCTGCGGCTCCGGACTCCAGGCGGTCATCACCGCCGCCCTCCAGGTGCAGACCGGCGCGAGCGACCTCGTGCTGGCCGGGGGAGTGGAGTCCATGAGCCGGGCCGAGTTCTACACCACCGACGTCCGCTGGGGCGTACGCGGCGCGGGCACCACCCTGCACGACCGGCTGGCCCGTGGCCGCGTCACGTCCGGCGGGGTGAACCACCCGGTCCCCGGGGGCATGCTGGAGACCGCCGAGAACCTGCGCCGCGCCTACGCCATCCCCCGCGAGGAGCAGGACCACCTGGCCCTGCGCTCGCACGAGAAGGCCGTC
This Streptomyces sp. NBC_00377 DNA region includes the following protein-coding sequences:
- the fabG gene encoding 3-oxoacyl-ACP reductase FabG — protein: MGLLDGRNAVITGGAQGIGFEIARVLGAHGARVVLGDIDEEAAAQAAGRLTGNGVTATSLRCDVTDEDEVAALVAHCSDTLGPVGVMVNNAGITRDATLRKMALADFRAVVDVHLTGAWNGTRHAAEAMRAHGQGGSIVNISSIAGKVGNFGQTNYSAAKAGLVGLTKASAKELARAGIRVNAVQPGLIRTAMTEAMPRAAWDAKLAEIPMGRAGEPAEVAQAVLFLASDLAGYVTGAVLEVTGGRYM